The stretch of DNA CTGACGCGCCATTTCGGTTTCCAGCTCTTTATCTACCCCTACCGACTGTTCCCTCGGCGGTGCCGCTGACGCCCCCTGCTGTGCGGTATAAATTGCGCCACCAAACGAGCGTTTCAGATAGCCTTGCTGCTCCAGATAATTGAGGTCGTTTCGAATGGTGACCCCTGACACGGCAAGCATCTCCGCCAGATCATCCACTTTAATTTCGCCGTTTTTACGAACGATCTCTGCAATATCTAAGCGTCTTTTCAGCAGGCTGGTTGAGGGTTTTGCCACAATAAAGTGCCTTTTAAGTCATTCGAGTAATAACTTTCATTTTTAAATTTATCTTTTCCCTTGTCAAACACACACCCCTCTCGCGTCAAACAAAAAGACATAAAATCACTGTTTTTCAATGCATTAATAGATACCTTCGCGCCAACAGCACGTTTAAAAACGAAGAATATTAACGCCAGAAAACTTTCATTTGGTAAATAAAATCGTCGTTGTGTGGTTTCGATCACAGCGATTAAGCCATGCGATCGTTAAATTACTTTCAAAACGTAAGGCATTAATCGTTAATTTTTTATATTTTGAAACCAAAAGGAGCGGATATGTATATTATTTCCAGTAAAAACATGTTGTTAAAAGCCCAGCACCAGGGGTACGCCGTGCCGGCATTTAACATTCACAATCTGGAAACGATGCAGGTGGTGGTGGAAACGGCCGCTGAAATGCGTTCGCCGCTTATCCTGGCCGGCACGCCGGGGACCTATAGCTACGCGGGAACGGGCAACGTTGTAGCAATAGCCAGAGACCTGGCAAAACATTGGGATCATCCCCTGGCGCTGCACCTCGATCACCACGAAGATCTCCCGGACATTACCCGCAAAGTGCAGGCCGGGATCCGTTCAGTAATGATTGACGGTTCACATCATGCTTTTGAAGAGAACGTTGAGCTGGTGAAAAGCGTCGTTGAACTGAGCCATCGCTATGATGCCAGCGTAGAGGCGGAGCTTGGTCGACTTGGCGGCGTAGAGGACGATTTGGTCGTTGACGCGAAAGATGCGTTGTATACCAACCCGCAGCAGGCTCGTGAATTTGTCTCCCGCACCGGCATCGATTCGCTGGCGGTAGCTATCGGGACGGCTCACGGGCTGTATGCCGCCGAGCCGAAGCTCGATTTCGATCGCCTGGCCGCTATCCGTGAATGCGTGGATGTTCCGCTGGTGTTACACGGCGCTTCCGGTCTGCCTGAGGGGGATATTCGCCGGGCAATTTCGCTCGGCGTCTGTAAGGTTAACGTCGCCACCGAACTTAAAATCGCGTTCTCAGACGCGCTGAAACAGTACTTCATTGAGCAGCCTGGGGCGAACGATCCCCGACATTACATGCAGCCCGCCAAAGAGGCGATGAAAGAAGTCGTCCGTAAAGTCATTCATGTCTGTGGTTGTGAAGGGCAACTCTAACCAACGGCGCAAGGAGCAATGTCGTGATCCATACTCTGACTTTAAACACCGCCATTGATATGAATATTTTTTGTGGCTCTCTACAACCTTCTACCGTGAACCGCACCCAGCGCACGGAATACTGTCCTAACGGCAAAGGCGTTAACGTTTCTTTAGTCCTTAATCACTTTCGACAGCCGACCCACGTCATGGGCATATTTGGCGGATTTACCGGGCGCTATATTGTGGAGGAACTTAAAAAACAAAAAATCAACGTGACGCCTTCCTGGGTGCAGGCAGCTACACGGATTAATGTTTTTATTAATGACGGCAGCAATGAATATAAATTGGTAAACACCGGTGCCCCTATCGATGATGAATGTAAACAACAGATCATCCAGCATCTGGACTGCATCCGCCCCGGGGATTATTTAGTGATTAGCGGCAGCTTGCCGCCGGGTATTGAAAGCCTGTTTTATGCGGAAGTTATGTCGCTGTGTGAACAGCGCGGGGGAGAAGTCATTCTTGATATCAGCCATCCTGCACTGCGGAAATTACTTGAGCTTAATCCCCTGCTGATCAAACCCAATGACGATGAATTAAAAGAAATATTCAATCTTCAGGTGGAAAATACCCAGCAGGTACGCAACGCGATGCAGACATTGCATCAGTTGGGTGCGCGAAATGTGTTATTAACCCTCGGCGCAAAAGGACTCTATTTTTCCAACGGCAACGATCTGTGGTTTGCTTCCGCGCCGGAAGTGGAACTTG from Cedecea neteri encodes:
- a CDS encoding tagatose bisphosphate family class II aldolase, whose protein sequence is MYIISSKNMLLKAQHQGYAVPAFNIHNLETMQVVVETAAEMRSPLILAGTPGTYSYAGTGNVVAIARDLAKHWDHPLALHLDHHEDLPDITRKVQAGIRSVMIDGSHHAFEENVELVKSVVELSHRYDASVEAELGRLGGVEDDLVVDAKDALYTNPQQAREFVSRTGIDSLAVAIGTAHGLYAAEPKLDFDRLAAIRECVDVPLVLHGASGLPEGDIRRAISLGVCKVNVATELKIAFSDALKQYFIEQPGANDPRHYMQPAKEAMKEVVRKVIHVCGCEGQL
- the pfkB gene encoding 1-phosphofructokinase; translation: MIHTLTLNTAIDMNIFCGSLQPSTVNRTQRTEYCPNGKGVNVSLVLNHFRQPTHVMGIFGGFTGRYIVEELKKQKINVTPSWVQAATRINVFINDGSNEYKLVNTGAPIDDECKQQIIQHLDCIRPGDYLVISGSLPPGIESLFYAEVMSLCEQRGGEVILDISHPALRKLLELNPLLIKPNDDELKEIFNLQVENTQQVRNAMQTLHQLGARNVLLTLGAKGLYFSNGNDLWFASAPEVELVSSACAGDAALGAFLSQWLKGGDISEALALASATGADVAASAGLGKLNRLKELLQQVQIVQL